The Oryctolagus cuniculus chromosome 4, mOryCun1.1, whole genome shotgun sequence genomic sequence CCTCTCCCCGATTCACGTAACACCAGTGCCGGTGCCAGGTGCAATCCTTTCAGGACAGGGGTTTGTTCCAGATTCTGGAGTGGAGCTGTGAATGGACACATGCTCTGTGGCTTGCATTTCTCCACTCCGCAAAGGTTCCAGGAGGGTGTcgcagaggtgggccaggctgtaTCAGGCCCTCTCTGCTCTGGGTGGACTCAAGGGGGCACCTTGGTCCTGGCTCCCGGGGACGTGAGTCTGGCAGGCTGGAACTGGACCCTTTCTGTGGGCTGGGTTACGGGCACCCCCGGCAGTTTCCCTGAAGAGGGAGGGACTTCAGCACTCAGCCAGGGGGTCGCCACTCCTGCCTGGCCTCGGCCTGGAGCCGCTGCACTTTTAGCCTAGGTGAGTCAGCTGTGGTAAGAGGTGCCGTATGCCGAGAGAGCCAGAGGGGCCCAGGAGGCCGCAGCCTGAGCTGGATTCTTTTTTCTGGGCGCACAGGAGCATTAGTGGCAGCGAGCATCAGAGCACTGTCACAGGGACCGATCCCAGCGCCGGCCCGGGAAGGACAAGGTCTGACTGGGACCCACGCAGCCCTTCCTGCGTAACGGACAGCGTCTGTAGGGCCTGGGGACTTGGCCGAATTGCGTGCCCAGCAGAGAGCCGACCGCCGCCATTTGTGTGGTCTGCTGGAGTTTCTGGTGCCAGGTGGAGTGGCCGTGGGGAGCCGCCCTGGACAGGCTCTGCTGGGACCGTTGGTTCTCTGTGGATTTAGCAGCTTGTTCTGTCTGAAGGAGTCCTTCCTGAGAAGAGAAGTGTGACAGAAACACCTGTGAGTGCCTTAACATTAGCTGGAGAAAGACTCGCCCAGGCCCGGAGATAGGGCTGCAGCGCTCGGAAGGCACGCGCCCAGCCGGGAGGTAGGGAGGAGGAGGGTCGGTGGTGCCCTGGACGATGTCCCGTTCCTTCGGAGATGCTGCGTGTGTGGACGGTGAAGGACAGACTTACTCCCAGTTAGAAATCTGCGTGCACTCTGCCCAGGGAAAACGTGAGGCCTGTGGGTGAGAGGAGCAGCCACGTGACGGAATCCGAGCTGCAATTCTGCTTTGGGCGCTGCAGATGCGAGTTCTCGCGGGGGCACAGGACGGCCCGGCTTAGTAAGTAGTGCGGCAGTCGGGCTGCTGTCCTCTCAAGGTTGCTGGGCGGGCATGTGGAGTCACCTGGCGAGTGCTGGAGAGCCCAGGTGGCCGGTGTGGTTGGTGAGAGAACAGATTAGTTTATGACAGGCATGGAAGCCTAAAGAAGTTAcctttttgggaaaaaatattaaGTGATTTTAACAGTCTGTGTGTTAATGTTTCAGATGTATTTGTATCAACTATAACAATTGTGTAACAAATGTCTACAATAAATCTTTTAGTATTTGTGCTGGCTTTTTGTGCCTTGGAAGCACTGTAAGCACCATACCTCGCTCTTCTGCATAAGGAGGTCAGAGAATATGGGGGCGGGGTGCAGGTAGAGGCTCCTACTTGATCCCTTAAATTCTTTCTGGAATGGATTTGCAGCCATGCAGGATAAAGGATTACAGTtacataaatatcttaaaaaaaaaactggaaggtACATGTTTACTCAGGACATAATTATCCCTGACAGCTTGGGCAAGGCAGACTGCATAATCCCACCCAGCTACCTCAGAGCCAAGGCAGAGGGAAACAGCCCCTGCGTTAGAGAACCACGCCAGCAGGTCTGGCTGTGCCGAGGCCCGGAGGAAGGTGCTCCCAGGACACGGTCCTTATGCTGGGGCCATCTGCTAGCCCGTGGCTGGagtcagaaaagcagcagagacgaGCTGCCAAGAGGCTCTGCAAGTCTTGGCTCTTAGAAGGCGAGAATTCCTGAGAGGAGGCAATGCACACAGTGCACGGAGGGTGAGTCAGGGAGAGCTGAGCAGTCCCGGGGACGAGAAGAGGGCCGGGCCCAGGCTTCCCTCGCTGAGTGATAGCTGACTGGGGAGGGCTTGCCGGGCACTGCAGAGCCAAGGCCAAAGTCACGGGCAGCTGCGGTGGGGACTTGCATGGAAGGACTCACATGAGTGGTACCAGCAGGCAGCTCTGGGATCTTCTTGACCTTGGTGAGCGGGTTTGAAGTCCTGAAGTTGTTTGCTGTGGAGCAGAGAGGCGGGACGTTGGTCTCTGACCGTGAGCCCCCGTTGACTCGTGGAAAGGCCCTGGGGGGTGCATCCCATGGCTGGTTGAGGCCACTACTGCAGTGGTGACTTTGGTTATAAGTGGTGAGCATTTCCTTTAGGCTGAAGTTAGCTAACAgactgaactttttaaagacttttccCTTACAGAATACAAAAACGCTTATTACTTCCTAGAACTTTAAGTATAATAAACTTtaagtataataaaatataagttACCCTAGGCCCCTTCTCAGTGGTCACTACTTCCAAGGCATTGCTGGGGGTGGGTAGCAGCACGTACCTGACACTTGTCTTGCTTCTCGTGTCCCTCACTGTGCTGTTCCGCCTTGCTCAGACGTGGAGTTAGTGGGAGGGGTCTCTTCATAAGCCAGATCTAACGAATGACACCTGCTAGGGGACGCTATGAGGAGCTGTGGGGCCTTGTGGAAAGGTGGCTGAGCAGGGGTCAGGCTCATCTGATGGTGCAGGGGCTTCCATGGCTGCTGTAGCACCGGGCAATGAGACGGCAGAGCCCCCTCTGTCCCTGGGGCCCAGGCATGCGTGAGCTCCCCAGGGACGCAGGTTCTGGCGGAGAAGGGGCGCTGCCTGCTGCCGTGTGAGCGCGGCGGGCCTGGTGAGGGGCAGCAGGCTGCAGGCCGTGGGTGGCTGCAGATGGGAACAGAGCGAGCCGTGCAGGGAGGGGCGAGGCAGGCGGGCCCCACACCGGCCTGAGCATGCGCCTGTCGACACGAACACTCCTGCCAGCCAGCCTGCCTCCCCGTAGCGGGGAGGGAGCCCCAGACCAGCTTCCCAAACAGCTCCTGGCTGAGGGCACAAGAGTAACACAGAACAGCGACTGGTGGGTTCTGGGAAGCACTAGTGTGGGGGAGGCCGTGGCCGCGCTCCAGCCAAGTCCAGgtggccaggagacaggaggaaaGCAAAAGCACAGGACGCTCCTGTTTGTTGCTCACCAGCTAAATCAAGAAACTGAAACGGTACATTTTTACATTtcccacagacacacaccagTGGGGTCTGAGATAGCAGAGCCCTTTAAAGAGGGAGCCTCTGGGTCTGCGCTCAGCAGAGCTAGCACCTGAGGGGAGGCTGCCCGCCAGCCCCCGCTGCCTCCTGCCAGGGTTCCGGAGCCTCGGTGCCGCCACCTGCTGGCCAGAGCAGGGGCGCTCCAAGGGCAACCCTTCAGTTTCCCTTACCAAAAACCGTCCCAGGCTGGTTCCAGGCTGGCACTTCCACAGCCTGGGCACGGCTTACCAGACAAGATGAGCTGCTCCCGGCTGGCAGGCATGAGAGCAGGGCAGGCGCGAGGGTGAGAGTCCTTCAGGGAAGAAGTTGGATGCTTCCTCCTTCCCCGAAAGTTTCCAGTTCCCAGCCAGAGTGCTGCAGGTGCAGTCATCCGGTACGGGGGAGTCCCAGGACGCGGGGTTCAGCCTCAAACCTGAGGCACTCAGCGCTGGAGACGACGAAACCTGAGGATCATCTTAGCCGTGAGGAGATGTCTGCAGTCCGAGCCCTGGCGGACACCTGTTTCCTCCGAAAACCTGTTACCCAGCAGCACCAGGGGCCACCTGCAGGTGCTAAGACTTCTTTCAGCCTACACGTGGGGTCATGTGTAGTCAGATGCGAGGTGAGCAGCTCGGGTTCCCATAGGTTCTAGAATTAAAGCCatcatgcatcctgggagagtCACCGAGGATGGGCCCTGGTGGGCTTCTCGGGGGCCTGGCACGTCTGTGGTCCTCAGCCCCCCGGGCCAGTGCAGTTCCCGGCGAGGCAGACCCTCGGACTGCTCACACTGAAGCCTTGTGGGACGGACACGCAGCAGTTAGACACCCCTGCGAAGCCTTCCTCgggcttctgggaggaggagagggagcggcCGTGGGTCCTGACCCCTCTCCTGGGCACCGCACTCACACATTGAGAATCCGGGGTGCTGACGCCTGGAAGATGGCTGAGGGGTTGGGGGTGAACTTTTTCCTCACCTCCGGGACCTGAAAGATGAAGTGGCCGCGTGTGAGTGCGCCCGCTCCTCCACTCCACTCTGGCcttcagggggtgggggaggggagccaggaagTGTGACTTACGGCCTAGAGCGAGCAGTGGCACCGCATCAGGTCACACACAcgcccaccctgctccctggcccGGGAAGCTGCACCGTCCCCACCGCCcttccattttctcttccctcctgcacggtgcccaagtgcttgcaagGGCCGTTCACTCGGCGCTCAGTGGTCAAGCTTGGTGACCCTGCCCACCAGAAACGCCGGGCGCTCACCCGGCTAATGGGCGGCTCGTTTTCTGTGTGTGAGGTAGGAGTGCCTGGCCATGACGCCAGCTGACCCCATCACGTCGGCGCCGCGCCCTGACATTCAGGCTCACCTGGAAGCTGGCCCCGGGGCCGCCGTCCCACTCTGACGTGTGGGTTGTGATGACTCTGGCTGGCTTTGCCTTGGTGGATCTCGAGGGCTTCACTCCAGTCCAAGCCTGGAATTCCTGTCTGCAACAgaggagtcccagctctgcccagggcgGCTGCCCCTTCCCGATCCCTTGGGGCCACTGCCCCACGCCTTGGGCTTGTTCTGGAATGCCACGGCCCTGTCCACTGCTGTGCCCTGCTTCAGCTTCACAAAGCAGGACTGAcggagccagcacactgcacaGACAGCCCGGCTCACGGAGAGTGCAGGCCTGCGGCCGCGCAGCCCACCCGGCCCTGCACCTCTGAGTGCTGCCCCGGCAGTGCGGGCTGCTGCAGCCCCTGAGGACGCAGGAGAGGCTGCAGGTGAGCAAACGCCCAGGGCAGAGCTCGGTCAGCACCTGGGGCGCCTTTCACCCAaaacccccagcccctggcaggtgCCACGCCTTGGAGGCAGAGAAGCCCCAGGGCAGTTTTACCAGCCTCCCCCCCCAAACGTTCCAGCAGCTGCCAGCCCCCCAAGGCCCAGAACCAGTGAAGGACAAATTCCTACAGGCCGGTCACTGGGGGCCACTTAGGAGAGGTGGCGGCCTGGACGGTGCCCGGCTCAGGGAAGATTCTCCATACCTGGCTCTGAGCGGAAGAATTAAGGTTCAATATCccctgcaggtttttttttctttttttctcgtAGTGATGACCCCAAAAAACACCAAGCTGGTCTGGCTCTGTGCATGCCTGCACCTCGGGGGGAGGCCCCACCAGCTCCGCGTGGCAAGAGCAATTTCTCTGGCTGAAAAGACAGCTTCTATTGCTCTGAACAGAGACCTCTAATCCCACCAGCTCCCCGGCCAGCCAGCGCTGTGTCCACGGGAGCAGCTGGCCGAGGCCCGTTGGGAAAGTGTTCCCAGGTGTGCTGGGTTCCCCTGCCCACCGGCAGCCTGGGCAGGACACCGTGTGCGCTGGCTGAGAGTCAGGCCAGGAGGTCAACAAAGCTGCCCACCTTTCCGCCTCTGCAGCAGCccagccgggggcggggctcggggAAGGGCAGCCggcaggagggctgggccaggctcgaGCAGGTGACTTCTGTTAAAGCCAGCTGCCAGCACCATCTGCCGCTCTGCTTCTCCCAGGGAAGCAGGTCCTCCCCTGGGCATGCCCTTCTGTGGCCACCCCGCCTCTCGTGCCCCGGtaagtggctgcaggggcccagagcaggaagtggtgggggctggggctggcgctggagcCAGGGCAGGCCGGCAGCAATGTGGATAGGGTCAGGGCATCCAACATGGAGTCAGTAGGACCTGGTGGCTgccaggagaggaggaaggcaggcgggcggctcaggcCAACGAGATGAATGAGAGAGCCGGGCCCAGGTGCACCTTCCCCGTGGTCTCCGATGCATGGGCCAGCGTCGTCCACCTCCCACTGAGGAGCAGGGGGCTACGCAGGGCAGCGCAGCAAAGCCCTGGACTGAGGCTCGGGGGCCTGGGTTCTCGGCACCTTCAGTCCAATTCGCTGCCGACTCTGACACAGGTGCTGCCGCTCCTCCACGTGCACAAGGGTGGGGCCATCTTGGGGAGCTTGTTACAGTCAGCCCTTTTTAGCTGAAGCCccagccaggaggaaggagggagacagcTAGGGAGCCAGGGCCTTGTCTTCTGAGTGGGAAGCGCTGGCACCCAAGCCTGAAAGAAttcgggctgggggtgggggcgccaggagcctggcaggcaGAAGGCCGGGGCTGGCTGCGGGCCGGACCCGCTGTGCCCACCCAGCCAGGCAGGCAAGGCGAGTCTGTTCTCGCTCGGAGGCCAGAAGCCGGGGAAGGCAGGGCTGCTGCAGTAGCGCAGTGGAGGGAGGCCTAGGGCTCTGTGAGCTCTCAGTCTAGGGCCCGCGAGCGGGGGCCACCCATCTACTCGAATATCTTTGCAGTCCTTGGAGCTACTCATCTTTATGCTTTCTGAGTCTCCTTAAGCACTTTGCTGAGTGGTGTGCATTTTGCAAGGTGCAGAGCAGAATGCAATTGCTCGGGCCGGGTCCCTGCCACGTTGAGCGCAGCCCTGCGGTGCTGCGGGGTTGGGAGTGAGGGGGGCAGGGCTTTGGTGGCCAAGCTCTTGGCGTTGCTGCCGTATTCCTGCTTTCCAGATGGGAAGAAGGTCACAGAGGCCGCGTGGCCCGCGCAGATCTACCCCCGAGCAAGTGTGAGCTCCCGTGGGTCCCAGTTCTGCCCATCAGCACTTTTCCCTGCTGGTGTCGGCACACAGTTCAAGCAGCTGAGAGGTTCCGAGGAGGCTGCCCCTTAGGGGCTAACCCGTAGGGGCTACAAACTTGGCCGCAGAGGGAAGACAGACTGGagttcctctcccttctctgccagCCCGAGCTGGGAGCCCTTGCGCCAGCAGCTCCATGTCCTCGTCTGTAGCGATCACGGAGCCTGGGATCTGATCCAGGGGAGTGCTGAGCCTGGCGTGTGCTGCCGCACAGAAGGCAGAAGGCACCTTGCTGGCCCCCGGAGCGGGGCAGAAGGTCCTCACAGGGCTCCAGCATGGGGAAGGGACACAGAACGCCCGGCCTGTGCTAGGACATCCCCGGCAGGGAGCTCAGCGTGCCCCGGGAGGCTTCCGTGACCAGCCTGGGCTACCCTGCCTGAGCTGATGCAGCCTCCTGCAGACGCCACCCCAGACGGCTCACCTCTCGGGCCCTCTGCCTGCTCAGCTGATTGGCAAAGTGACCCCAGCTAGGGCCTGGGCGCCGGGCTCAggggctgccctgcccctgccattCCCAAATGAGTTTTCGCAGCTCAGCTTGAGTGCATGTCAGCAAGTGGAAAATCCATCCTGCAACCACTGTCCCCTCTAGGCTCTTTTAGAAGTGCCTGGCTATGAAGGAAGCTGGGACATGGAATGTTCTAGTGTCTTGGATGCAGTGGATGTACTTGTCAAAAATCTCCCAGCTGCACACTTGGAATGGATGCGTTTTGGAATGAAGCCTTGATTAGGGAGGAAAGTTCATACTTTTTGGCCCCTCAATTCCACAGATAGGAATTTATCCTGAAGAAATTACGATAGGAGCGAAGACTTGGCTGCAAGGATGCTCATCACACAAGTTAATTATGTCTTTAAAACTgcttttaggccggtgccgcggctcactaggctaatcctccgccttgcggcaccggcgcaccgggttctagtcccggtcggggcgccggattctgtcccggttgcccctcttctaggccagctctctgctgtggccagggagtgcagtggaggatggcccaagtccttgggccctgcatcccatgggagaccaggataagtacctggctcctgccatcggatcagcgcggtgtgccggccgcagtgcgcaggccgcagcggccattggagggtgaaccaatggcaaaggaagacctttctctctgtctctctctctctcactgtccactctgcctgtcaaaaaaaaaaaaaaaaaaactgcttttaaaaacgGGTCATACATGTTCATGTTCAAAAACACAAAGGCAacaagccagcgctgtggtgcagaagttaaagctgccatctgtgacacccccatcccatatgggcacgggttcaagtcccagctgctccacttctgatccagctccctgctatggccggagaaagcagtagaaggtggcccaagtccttttgcccctgccacccacaaaggaaactagatggagctccaggttcctggcttcagcctgccccagccctaaccattgcagccatttagggagtgaaccagcagacggaagatctctctttcaagtaagtcagtttaaaaagaaagagtaaaGTGCTAAAGCTCTGTTGAGCCCCGGCGGCATCCAACCCTCCCCAAGCTCTTGTCCCCAAAGGCCTGCTTGCCTCAGCCGTCCATCAGGGGGCCCTGAGCTACTGGCACATGTGTGTGACTCCCCGGTGACACACGCGCGCTGCTGCATGTGTGTGCCTTTAAGACCCTCCCCATCAGCCCAGGAAGCGCCTCACCCCATGGCATCCTGTGGCAGCGCTGGCATTCACCAGCCCCCTACCAGGCACCTCTTGCCCTGAGCTATAGGAGAAGCTATAGGGAAGTTCCTGCATTCGGGGAGCAGCGGCCTCGGAAGCACCCCGAACGTCTAGTGATATGGCTGTAGGTAAGTATTTGGAGATACAGATGTATAGCCACGGGATAAGAGATTCAAAAATCCTGCACACTTATTAGAACATGTACTAACACGGACATGTCCACAGTGGGTGCAAACACTCATGTGCACGGTGAGAACCCAGCCGTGCACCTGCACCCCAACGCCGGCAGGGCATTCCGAAGAACTAGTCTGGGGAGCGCTTGGGGACACTTCTTTTCTCTATGGTGCTTTCCGGTTGTTCCACACGGAACGTGAATGCCTTCTGAAAGAACGGAAAGCTCAGGTGTCCGGGAGTGGCCCGCAGCCCCGTCCTCTGCGCGCAGCCCCCGGGCACCCAGCCGGTGGGACCCAGCGCTCGTCCTCGCCACCAGCGCCCCGCGGCGGCTCTGCCCAGAGGGAGCCCGGGGTTGGCCCCGCGCCCCGCTCCGGCCGCGAAAGGGAAGCGGTTCCCAACTAGCTGCAAGGCAGGCCCGTGTGACCGCGCTGCCCGAGACGAGACCCGAGGGGGCTGTGGGCGAGCAAGCGAGCCCCCCGTCGGCGGAGGTGCTCGCTCACCTGGAGGTGGGCTGGAAGCGACTAGGGCGACGCCGGCTGTCGGGGCGGCGCGGGACCCGTCTCCTCCCACCGCCCCCACGCTAGCGGCTCCAGCCCTCAGCTTCTTCCCACCTCGGGGTCCGCACGCGGCGCGGCCtccccgcgcccccggccccggcccgatACCTGTAGGACGTGGTGGCCGCGGCAGCCGCGTCCCCATCGCCGATGGGCAGCACGTAGACTCCCCGGGCGCCGGGCGCGGAGGACTTGCCCCTGcggccgcccggcccggccccgcgcccctGCGCCGCATCTTTGGGCCCCGCGGGCGCCGTCCACACGCCGAAGTCCCGCTGGTACTGAGTGAGCGGCACGTCCCGGCCGGGGTCCCGGGCGCCTGCGGGAGTCGGGCCCCTGCGCGCGGCAGCGGCGGCGACCGGGCTCGGCTCTTCGCTCTCGAGGTCCGAGTAGCCGTGCAGAGTAAGAGGCACCGCCACGTCGGAGCGGTCCAGCTGGTTCCAGCGGCGCGCCAGGCAGCACAGGCGGCTGATGCAGGGCCACGCCATGCCGGCCCTGGtgcccgccgcgccgcgccgctcCCCGCGCGCCCGGCCGCGCCTcccccgccgcggccccgcccccgcagccctCCCCGCGCCGCCGCAGCGCCGCCCCCCGGCAGGGCGTGGGGATCCCACGAGCTGGAGCCCGCGGGGGCGAGGTGGCGCGGCCGCCCGGGGTGTCCAGGTGCAAGAAGGTTGCATTCCTGGGCCCACGGTTCCCGCAGCGTGGTTCTAGAACTCAGACCGGGCCTCGCGGGGCCCAGGGGTCGGCCCTCAGCCGGCAGGCGGGTCTGGTGTGCACGCGTCCGCGCGGCGCTGTCCCCGGGCTCTCCGCGGGCACCAGGGAGCTGTCACACAGGAGGCTCGCGCCAGGCTCCCACACAGCACGTGTTTGCGTCGGCCTGTGAGCAGCCGCTTGCCTTTGTGACGCTGGATTTGTGAAAAGCGATCCAATTTTCAGGAAGGATTGGCAGTGACTTCAGCGGGCCTTTCCCTGAGTTCCGAAGTCCTTCGGGTGAGGCAGGGCCACCAGGGCTGTCGCTTTATAAAGCTGCCACAAAATCCGGCCTCTGGGTTCTGGAGTGCCGCCGCCCGGCAGGTGTTCCTGCCCTAACACAGCTTGGGAAGGCTTCCCGGGAATCTGACAGCTGCCCTCCGTGTGCACTGCGGATCAATGACTAAAAGCACTACGGAAG encodes the following:
- the MAP6D1 gene encoding MAP6 domain-containing protein 1, translated to MQPSCTWTPRAAAPPRPRGLQLVGSPRPAGGRRCGGAGRAAGAGPRRGRRGRARGERRGAAGTRAGMAWPCISRLCCLARRWNQLDRSDVAVPLTLHGYSDLESEEPSPVAAAAARRGPTPAGARDPGRDVPLTQYQRDFGVWTAPAGPKDAAQGRGAGPGGRRGKSSAPGARGVYVLPIGDGDAAAAATTSYRQEFQAWTGVKPSRSTKAKPARVITTHTSEWDGGPGASFQVPEVRKKFTPNPSAIFQASAPRILNV